A region of the Williamwhitmania taraxaci genome:
CAGTAGTAATGTTGTTCCCCAGATTTTTAAATTCCCCATTTCTAAAATTCCTAGTTTTATTTCGGCGGCGAAAGTAGGGATTTTGGAGATGGTTAAAGGGTTGGGGAATATGATTTTAGTCAGCGTTGTTGTAAAGCATAAATTTCATCACTATGGGATTGTGGTCACTATTTTTAAACCCCAAGTCTATTCGATTGACAGATAGAGGTTTTGCATTGGGGGATAGGAGGAAATAATCAATAATCGTTGTTGATGTATTTCCTTCACAGTAAGGTTCGTAGAGGTAGCGGTTGGTGGGTTGAGTTTGAAAGGCCCAGGTCCAATTTGTTGGTGCGTAGTTTTGTGGTATTTGTATTGGATTGAAATACTTAGTGCTTGAGGTTGAAATCCCTGGCGGGTTTTGGTTCCAATCGCCTCCAATAATCACAGTGTTTCCTTTTTTGTATTCCGTCGTGGCTATTTCTTTGATATGCTGCATCTCAACACGGCGCAGGCTACCACTGTCATAAGCCTCACAGTGGGTATTCAGCAATACCAACTCTTTTCCATTGGAGAGCAAAAATCGGGTTTCGAGCATGGCGCGCTTTGGCATGAATAATCTTCGGGGCCAGGGGTAACGACTTCCCAGCGCGATACGGGACGCGTTTTTTGGCGTTGCCTTAGAGAGTGTCATTAAACCCGAAATTACCTTGCCGTAGTTTTCTGTAATTGGGACTGGCACATAAATCGAATTGTAGTTAAGGCAAAAGGCTGTATTGAAGTTTGGCATTGATGCTTCCAATGATGCAACCTGGTCGACTCCATACGAGCGCGTCGAGTTTTTGTCTATTTCTTGAATAAAAATAAAATCGCCATGGAATTTTTGAAGAAATGTTTCGATTGTGCTAAGATTGCTGATGGCATCTTCCTTGGTTCCCCTAACCATTTTGCCTCCATCGAAAAAGAAGTCCATGTTTTTGCCCAGACCAGCATAACCTATATTCCACGTTATGATGGTTAGCGTATCGGTTTTAATGGTGTCAGATAAAACGTTGACTTGAACTATTTCAATCGGTTTCGGACGATATTCAGTAATTGCAAAAAAACCTACAATTATGAGGCCGATCATTACTAGAATTAGGAGAGAGTAACGGAGGTAGCGCACCATGGCATTAAATTTTACCTCGGCAATTTACGGATTTTTTGATAAGATATATACTAGTTTAGGGGTTGTGAGATCGTTTCAGGGGGCTATCAAACAGGTTTGATTTTTTTCGTATCGTGTTTTTATTTGCCATATTGTTCATCGCTTGTCACTTTTTTTACTTCTTCTCATTCGTGAAGTTTAGTCTTTAAAATGGTTATATTTGGAGTGTAATCACTGCTTGGACATACTGTTGTTCTTGCAATCACTTTTTCTTTAATACCGCAAGTTATTCAATGAAGGTTGGTGTAGTTGTTTTTCCCGATTCGGAGAGTCACCGCGATGTTGTTGCAGCCTTTAAGGAGGTAACCACATGGGAGGTGGTGGAGATTTGGCATAAGGATGATTCTTTAAAGGGAGTCGATCTTCTTGTTATAACCGGTGGTTTTATACCGGGGATCAACTTTGTAGCAGAGGAGAGTCCTTCCCCGATTTTGTTGAAAATAGTCACTTTTGCTAAGCGAGGTGGATATGTGTGGGGTATAGGAAATGGATTCTATGCGCTGTGCAAGTTGGGTTTGTTGCCGGGCGAGATTCGTTCAAATACAGATGGTCGGTTTATAGGAAGAAATGTATATCTACTCACAGATTCGCGTCAAGCAGCTATCACTTGGAATATAGAAAGTAGCACTATAATGCGTATTCCACTTGCCCATAACCGTGGTGCTTATTTTGCGAGTCAAACGGAGTTGCTCGATTTGCGTATTGGAGGGCAGATACTTTTACGCTACTGTGATAAGAACGGAAATCTATCAGTCGATTTTAATCCTGATGGTTCGGTCGAAAACATTGCTGCTA
Encoded here:
- a CDS encoding endonuclease/exonuclease/phosphatase family protein: MVRYLRYSLLILVMIGLIIVGFFAITEYRPKPIEIVQVNVLSDTIKTDTLTIITWNIGYAGLGKNMDFFFDGGKMVRGTKEDAISNLSTIETFLQKFHGDFIFIQEIDKNSTRSYGVDQVASLEASMPNFNTAFCLNYNSIYVPVPITENYGKVISGLMTLSKATPKNASRIALGSRYPWPRRLFMPKRAMLETRFLLSNGKELVLLNTHCEAYDSGSLRRVEMQHIKEIATTEYKKGNTVIIGGDWNQNPPGISTSSTKYFNPIQIPQNYAPTNWTWAFQTQPTNRYLYEPYCEGNTSTTIIDYFLLSPNAKPLSVNRIDLGFKNSDHNPIVMKFMLYNNAD
- the purQ gene encoding phosphoribosylformylglycinamidine synthase I, with amino-acid sequence MKVGVVVFPDSESHRDVVAAFKEVTTWEVVEIWHKDDSLKGVDLLVITGGFIPGINFVAEESPSPILLKIVTFAKRGGYVWGIGNGFYALCKLGLLPGEIRSNTDGRFIGRNVYLLTDSRQAAITWNIESSTIMRIPLAHNRGAYFASQTELLDLRIGGQILLRYCDKNGNLSVDFNPDGSVENIAAICNEHKNVMGMMAHPERAVLLSSGNTGGYPIFESLQRFFRGK